From Acidobacteriota bacterium:
CCCGGGACCTGAAGTTCAAGGTCAACTGGATCGGGTTCTGGTTCTTCAAGCCCGGCGAGACGGAGGACCCCACCCAGGTCTCGGAGCACTTCTTCAAGGAGGGCTACGACGTGGTCATCACGGGCCTCGACACCACCGAGAACCTGGTGACGGCCGCCCGGAAGTCGATGCCGGAGAACCCGTGCCGCGCGTTCACCTACGGATACGAAAACGCCGGCGCGGAAGCCCCCGACGTCTGCCTGGGATCCATCTACATGAACTGGGGCCCCGAAATCCTCCGCCAGGTCCAGGCCATCCGGGGGAACCGCTGGAAGGCCGGCTGGGTGTGGCAGGCCCCGGACTACAACGACCTCAACAACCCGGACACCTCGCCGGTGGGGCTCAAACGCGGCCCCGCCCTGAGCGCGGACGTGGGCGCGAAGCTGGACGCCTTCACCCGGGAACTGGCCGGCGGGCTGAACCTGTGGACCGGCCCGCTGCGCTTCCAGGACGGCTCCGTGTTCCTCGGGGAGGGGCAGACCGCCACCGACCTGCAGGTCTGGTACCTGCCGCTCCTCCTGGAGGGGATGGAAGGACAGAGCGTGCCCGGCAAGTGACCATGCTCGAGGTCCTGAACATCACGAAAAGCTGGGGCCCCGTGCGGGCGAACCGCGACATCACCCTCACGGCCGCGCCGGGGACCGTCCTCGGGGTCCTCGGCGAGAACGGCGCCGGGAAGAGCACGCTGGGGAAGGTCCTGTCGGGTTTCGTCCGGCCCGACGCGGGCGAGGTCCGGCTGGACGGCCGCAGGGTCACGCCGGGCTCCCCCGCGGCCGCCCTGTCGGCCGGGGTCGGCATGCTCCACCAGGACCCCCTGGACTTCCCGCCCCAGACCGTCCTCGAGAACTACCTGGCCGGACCGGGGACAGGTTTTTTCCTCCGCCAGAAGACAGCCCGGGCCGAGCTTCGCCGGTCGGCCGCCGACCTCGGTTTCGACCTGGACCCCGGCGTCCCCGTCGGGGACCTCACGGTGGGCGAACGCCAGCAACTGGAAATCCTGCGCCTCCTCCGCACCGGCGTCCGGGTGCTGATCCTCGACGAACCCACCACCGGGATCAGCGCCGCCCAGGGCGAAGCGCTGGCGCGCGCGGTGAGGTCCCTGTCGGCCCGGGGGGTCACCGTCCTCCTCGTTTCACACAAGCTCAAGGAAGTCCAGGACTTGTGCGACAGGATCGCCGTGCTCCGGGACGGGGCCCTCCAGGGCGTGCTCGACCCGCCCTTCGACACGGCGACCCTGGTGCGCCTCATGTTCGGCCGGGACGCCTTCCCCGCCGAGTCGACGCCCCCCCGGTCGGGCCCGCCCCTCCTTCGCCTGCGGGGCCTGACCCTCGACGGGGGCCGCCTGAGGGCCGGACCCGTGGACCTCGACCTCGCGGAGGGGTCCATCACCGGTCTCGCCGGAATGGACGGGAGCGGCCAGGGCCTTTTCCTGCGGGCCTGCGCCGGGCTCCTCCCCGCGAGCGCCGGCACCGTCGAGGTCCACGACGGGAGCGGTTTCCGGCCCTCGCCGCCCCGCTCCCTGCGCGCCCGGGCGGTGTTCTGCCCGGCCGCCCGGCTCGACGAGGGGATCTTCCCCGGGATGACCGTCGCCGAGCACCTCGCCCTCGCGACCCCGCGGGCCGCGTTTTTCCGGCGGCCAACCGCCGGGGACGACGACGCCCGGGCGGCGATCGAGCGGTTCGGGATCCGCGGGCAGCCGGGCACGGACGCCGTGGCCCTCTCCGGGGGGAACCAGCAGAAGCTGCTCCTGGCCATGCTGCCGGAAAAAGCCCGGCTCCTCTGCCTCGAGCACCCCACCCGGGGCCTGGACCTGGAGGCCGCCGCCCAGGTCCGGCGGCACCTGTCGGACCGGGCCGCGAAGGGGGCCGCCATCCTCTTCAGTTCCGCGGACCTGGACGAGGTCCTGGGGTTTTCGCACCAGGTCCTGGTCTTCTTCGCGGGCGCCGTGCGGGGGCCTTTCCCGGCCGCGTCCCTCTCGGTCGGGCAGCTGGGGCGGATGATGGGGGGCGCCGGTGAGTGAAGCGACGCCGAACCCCCTCCCGGCCCTCCCCCGGAAGGCCGCCGCCGCGCTCCTCACCGGGGGGGTCACGGCGGCGTGCGCCCTCGGCCTGGCGGCCCTGCTCCTCTTCCTCGAGGGCGTCGACCCCTCGGAGGTTTTCCTGGAAATCCTCGACGGCGCCTTCGGGTCCTTCACCGGCCTCTGCCTGACCCTTCACGCCTGGGTCGCCGTCCTGATCGCGGTCGGCGGCCTGTTGATCGCCTTCGCGGGACGCCTGTGGAACATCGGGATGGAGGGGCAGATCTGCATGGGGGCCATCGCCGCCGTGGGCGTCATGCGCGCGCTGGACGCCGCCGGGTCCCCCCCCGGGGTCGTCGTGGCCTCCGCCCTCGCGGCGGGGGTCCTGGGCGGGGCCTTCTGGGCCGCCCTGGCGGGCGTGCTCAAGACCGCCGCGAAGGTGCACGAGATCTTCGGTGGCCTCGGCCTGAATTTCATCGCCATGGCCCTGGCGGTCTGGCTGGTCTTCGGGCCCTGGAAACGGCCGGGGATCGGCTCCATGAGCGGGACGGAACCGTTCCCGGACGCCTTCTCCCTCCCGACGTTCCCCGGGACCGGCCTGAGCCCCTGGACCCTGGCCTTCGGGGCCGTGGTGTTCACCCTCGCCCTGGTCCTCCTGTACCGGACGCGGTTCGGCCTCCGGCTCCGGGCCGTCGGGATCAACGCCCGGGCCGCGGACCGCCTCGGGCTGGACAGCGCGTTCCACCTCCAGGCGTCCCTGGCGCTCTGCGGGGCCGCGGGGGGCCTGCTGGGGGCCCTCCAGGTGACCGTGGTCCACCACAAGCTGATCCCCGCCATCTCGGGCGGGTACGGCTACCAGGGCCTCCTGGTGGCGATCCTCGCCGCCTACCGCCCCCTCCCCGCGCTCGGGGCCGCCTTCTTCTTCGCGGCCGCCAACGTGGGCGCCGTTCGGCTCCCCATCGTTTTCCAGCTGGACTCCACCTTCGCCGGCGTGCTCACCGGGGCCGTGGTCCTCACCGTCATGGCCGGCGTGGGGATACGGCAGCGCCGGGCGGAGCGCACCCCCGAGCCGGGAGGCGCCGTATGGACGCCCTGAACCTGCTCGACGGGCTGGCGGCAGCCACGGCCCAGGCCGTCCCGGTGGCGCTCGCCGCCGTCGGGGAAACGGTCGGCGAGCGGGCCGGGGTGGTGAACCTCTCCCTGAACGGGACCGTGATCCTCTCGGCGTTCACCGCCTTCGCCGCGGCCCGGGCCACCGGCAGCCTCGCCGCCGGATTCCTGGCCGGGGCGCTGGTGGGGGCCGCCTCGGGCGCGCTGGCCGCGTGGCTCGGGGATTTCCTCCGCCGGTCCCCGCTGGCGGCCGGCTGCGTGCTCACCTTCCTCTTCAAGGACGTCGCCTACTTCGTCGGGGCGCCCCTGCTGGGCCAGACCGGGCCGCAGGTGCCGGGGTGGCCCGTGCCGGGGCTGTGCGAGCTCCCCGTGGTCGGCCCCCTCCTCTTCAGCCACGACCTGGCGACCTACGCCGGGTACGGGCTGATCCTCCTGGTTTCAGGCTGGCTGCTCCACACCCGGCCCGGCCTGGCGGTCCGCTGTGTCGGCGAAAACCCGCGGGCGGCCCACGCGCGGGGGATCGGCGTCCGCCGGGTCCGCCTGCTCGCGGCCCTGGCGGGCGGGGCCCTGGCCGGCCTGGCGGGCCCCGTTTACGCCCTCTCCCTCAAGCCCGGCTGGAAGGGCCCCCTCTCCGGGCTCGACGGCATCGGCTGGATCGCCCTGGCGCTGACGGTCTTCGGGGGCTGGCACCCCGTCCGCGCCCTGGCCGGGGCCTGGGTGTTCGCCTTCGTGCAGTGGCTGGGGATCGCCCTGCAGCCCTCCCTGTCCGGTTTCCCCTCCCAGGTGTTCTCCGTGATCCCCTTCCCGCTCATGATCGGCATGATGGTGCTGGTGAACCTCGCGGGTTCGGAGGCCCTCCTCCGGTTTTCCCGGCGCCTCCCGGGGCCCGCCCGCCGCCTCTGCCGCCGCCTCGGGCGACTCACGCACTGGCAGCCCCCCGCCGGCCTGGGGCGATCCTTCCGGCCGGAGTAGCCCCCCCGCCCGGACCGGGTTTCACCCCGGCGTCCCCCCGCCGGGCCCCTTCCCCGCCGACTTCGATTTCCGCCCGTTTCGGCGGAACTTTTTACTTGGCGTTTCGGCCGGATTGACCGATAATTTCCTCGACGATGTCACGTGCGGGCAGGGAGCGGGGGGAAGGCCATGTCTTTCAGCAGCCTCAACAACCTGACCGGGTTCACGTCCCGTCGGGACTGTGCCCCCGACGAGAACCACCGCGGGGAACTCCTGGACCGCATCTCCCCCGTCGGGTCCGTCGGGTCGCACCGGCGCCCGGGACAGTCCACCCTGCCGGAGCGGAGCGGGGAGCGTTCGAAAATCCTGTCCACCAACCAGGTGTGCCGCAACATCGCCGACGGCATCGGTTACCTGCAGACGGCGGACGACGCCATGGCCCGGATCACCCGGGTCCTCCAGCGGGCCATCGATCTGCTCCGGGAGGCCCTCACCACGGGGGACGTCTCCCACCTGCCCGTGGTCAACCTGGAGTACGCCCGGATCCGGCACGAGATCGGCCGCTTCGAGAGCAACACCCTCTACAACGGCATCGACGTCTTCGGAACGGTCCTCCGGGTCAACATCGGCGATGCGCCCCACTCCCGGGCCATCTCGGTGGACACCACGCGGTGGTTCCTCTCCCCCGCGGACATGGGGCTCAGCGCCGGGATCTTCGACCTGGCCGACGCCCCCGTCGAACTGGAGAACCTCGACGGGGCCCTGGCCGCCATCAACCGCCACCGCGCCAAAGCCGCCCGGTTCATCGCCTGCCTGGGCGCCTCCCAGGAGGTCCTCCTGGCCCAGTCCGCCGAGAAGGCCGCGGAAGTCCCCGCGGTCGGCGACCCGGCCTCCGCGAGGAAGACCGCGGCGGAAGCCGTCCGGCTCATGACGGGGCACCCCGGTCTTTCCACGGCCGCCCAGGCCAACCTGAAGATGGCGGAAACCCTGGTCCTGTTCCAGTGGCCGCGAAGCGTGCTACCCGAAAACCGGCCCTGAAATGGGCGCAACCTTGCCGGGGGGACCCATGAACGGCACCGCTCGCGAACACATGGAAAGCAGGCTCCGGACCGCCACGCCGCTCGAGATGGTGGTCATCGTCTACGAAGGGATCATCCACTTCCTGGTGGAAGGCCGCATCGCCATGCAGGCCTTCCAGGTCGAGAAGAAGACCAACGCGCTGAACCGGGCGAGCCGGTTCATGGCCGAACTCCAGTTCTGCCTCAACCTGGAGAAGGGGGGGGAGGTCGCCCTGCACCTCGCGGGGCTCTACGACTACTGCCAGAAGCGCTTGATGGAGGCCAACCTCCGGAATTCCGTCGAGATCGTGGACGAGGTCCTCGCGCTGGTCCGGAACCTCCTCGACGCCTGGTCCCGCCTCTCCCGCGCCGGCAACGCCGCCCCCGGCGCCCTTCCCCCGGACCCGCCGGCCGCGGAAAAGCGCTATTAGGCACTTTCGCGGCTGCGTTCTTACCAACATGTTGTCGTTTCCGGTTGCCTTCCCAGGCCACTTTTACCGGGCGAAGTCCCGGAAAAAGCGTAGTCCCTTCGAAGTAAGATCTTTGGCAAATTAGCAAGATTTGAGATCGACGTTGGGCTCCCACCGCTTTCAGAGCGGGGAAACCCGATGCGGGGACGGAGGAGGGAATCCCGGCAGCGTCGTCCGGCATGCCCCGGGGCTAAAATGCCCCGCTTGTGCCGATCCGGGTCCGGAATCGACGTATCCGGTCTCTCGCAAAGACGTCCGGACGCAAAGCCTCGCAAAGGAATCCCCCTTTTCCGCTTCCGGCTTTGCGAGGCTTGGCGTCTTTGCGCCTTTGCGAGAGCTTGAGACCGCCTGCTTTATATTCTGGAGTGTCCGAATGATCCGGTACATCCGTGTCCATCCGTGTCCATCCGTGTTCATCCGTGGTTTTTTCCCGGATTATCCGGGTCAGGACACCGGCAATGAAAGAGCTGTTACACAGATTGAACTCCTGACGGAGTTCGGGAGCGACGGCCGCCCCGCGCTTGCGGAACCTCCCCCCGTAGGCTATAGTGTCTTTTTGCGGCCCCGGGGCCGCCGTGTTCGAGGAGACGCCATGAGCCTTCGCAAATACTGGGCGATCCCCGCCATCGCCCTCATGACCGTCGTCATGTCCACCCTGGCCGTGCTCTCGACCCTCCTCTCCGGAAAAGGGAGGCTCCAGCACGGCTGCGCGCGGTTGTGGGCCCGTTTCATCCTGCGGGTCTCCGGGGTCCGGTGGCGGGCGGAGGGGCTCGGGAGGCTCCCGGCGGACCGCCCCTGCATCCTCATGAGCAACCACCAGAGCAACATGGACATCCCCATCCTGCTCACCGCGCTCCCGATCCCGTTCCGCTTCCTCGCCAAGGAGTCCCTCTTCCGGATCCCCTTCCTGGGGTGGTACCTCCGCCGTTGCCGCCACATCCCCATCCACCGCGAGGACCCCCGGAAGGCCGTCCGCAGCCTGCGGGACGCCGCCGAGAAAATCCGGGGCGGGGTCTCGGTGCTGGTGTTCCCCGAGGGGACCCGCAGCGAGGACGGTCACCTGCAGGAGTTCAAGAAGGGCGGCTTCCTCCTGGGGACCTTCTCGGGCGCCCTCCTCGTGCCCGTCGCCATCGCCGGGAGCCGGCAGGTCCTCCCCAAGGGGTCCTCCGACCTGCGGTCCGGGAAGGTCTCCCTCGCCGTGGGCGAGCCCCTCGACGCGGCGGGGGCGTCCTCCCGGGACGCCGACCGGCTGATGGACGAGATGCGCCGGCGCATCGAGGAGACCTTCCGACGGGCTTCGGGGGCACCCGATGCCCGCTGAACTCCGGATCGACTCCCCCCGTTACGAGACGGCGGTGCGCATCGTCCGCCGGCTCCGGGACAACGGCTACGCCGCGCTCCTGGCCGGGGGCGTCGTGCGGGACGCCCTCATGGGGCGGGCGCACGAGGCGGACATCGACATCGCCACCGCCGCCCCGCCCGACGCGGTGATGCGGCTCTTCCCCCGGCACGCCGCCGTGGGGGTCAACTTCGGGGTGGTCATCGTCGTCGAGGACGGCCACCCCTTCGAGGTGGCCACCTTCCGGAGCGACGACGCCTACCTCGACGGGCGCCGGCCCGTCCGCGTGAGCTACACCACGCCCGAGGAAGACGCGGCGCGCCGGGACTTCACCTTGAACGGCCTCTTCTACGACCCGCTGGAAGACCGGCTCCTCGATTTCGTGGGCGGCGCCGCGGACATCCGCGCCCGCGTCATCCGCGCCATCGGCAACCCGGAGGACCGCTTCGCCGAGGACCACCTGCGGATCCTGCGGGCGATCCGGTTCGCCGCGCGGCTCGACTTCGGGATCGACCCCGCCACCTGGTCCGCCATCCGGAACCGGGCCGGCACGCTCACGCGGATCTCCCGGGAGCGCATCCGGGACGAGCTGGTCAAGTCCCTCACCCGGCCGGGCGCGGGGCGGGCCCTGCGCCTCTTCCTCGAAGCGGGGGTCCTGGCGGTGATCCTGCCCGAGGCCGCCGCCATGGCGGGGGTGAATCAGCCCGAGGCCTTCCACCCCGAGGGGGACGTCTTCACCCACACCTGCCTGATGTACGACCACGCGGTCTACCCCCTCACCACGGAACTGGCCCTGGGGATCCTCCTGCACGACGTGGGGAAGCCGCCCACCTACCGCGAGGCCGCCGACCGGATCCGCTTCGACGGCCACCCCGAGACCGGCGCGCGGATGGCCCGGCGCATCCTGGAGCGGCTGAAGTTCAGCCGGGCGGAGACCGAGACCGTCGAGGCCCTCGTCCGCGAACACCTCCGGTTCATCCACGTGAAACAGATGCGCCCGTCCACCCTCAAGCGCTTCCTCCGGATGAGCGATTTCGGGGCCCACCTCGAACTGCACCGCCTCGACTGCCTGGCCTCGCACCGGGACCTCTCCCACCACGCCTTCTGCGCCGAGCGCCTGGCCGAACTGGGCGCCGAGGCGCTCCGCCCCCCGCCCCTCCTGGGGGGCGACGACCTGATCGCACTGGGGCTGACCCCGGGCCCGCGCTTCAAGGCGATCCTGTCCGAACTGGAGGACCTCCAGCTCGAGGGGCGTCTCACCACGCGCGACGAAGCGCTGGACCACGTGCGCGCGAGCCACCTGCACTGATCGCGCTGCGCCGGCAAACGGGGCGCTGATCGCGTCTGCGGAGTGCGGCGCGCAGGCCGCCGGGGCGGTGACCGCGTCTGCGGAGTGCGGCGCGAAGGCCGCCGGAGCGCCGCTTTGCCCGCGCCGCGCAGGCCGCCGGAGCGGCGCGGCCCCCAACGAGGCGAGCTTCCGGACCCTTCGGCCGCATCCCTGGCGATCCGCTTTTCTCTGCGTGCTTTGCGCTTTTGCGAGATCCGGATCAGGACCGGCGCCCGCAAAAAGTCGCGAAAGGGGGATTTCCCGTGAATAACACGAATTTACGCGAATTTATAACACGAATAATATCTAATGATTATTGATTTCTGATTCGCGTTCTTTCGCGTGATTCGCGGGCAAAACAGGACTTCTTGCGGGGTCGTCAATTCTCTTTTTTCAAAGACTGCCGTCATCCCGGCAGCCGCCCCTCCCGCCCTTCCATCCGCGCCACCCACAGCGTGGCGGTGATGTCGCCCGTCACGTTGAGGACGGTGCGGCCCATGTCGAGGAGGCGGTCCACGCCGAGGATCATGGCGATCGCGTCGGGGGGCACGCCCACGGTGGAGAGCACCATCATGATCATGGGGAGCGAGGCCCCCGGGACCCCCGCCGTGCCGACGGCCATCAGGACCGCCAGCAGCACCACCAGCGCCTGCTGGCCCAGGGTGAGGGTGATCCCGAACACCTGGGCCAGGAAGAGGACGGTCACCCCCTCGTAGAGGGCCGTGCCGTTCATGTTGAGGGTGGCGCCGAGGGGAAGGACGAAACCCGCGAGGTCCGGCGAGACGCCCAGCTCCTCCTCGGTCACCTTGAGGGTGGTGGGGAGCGTGGCGTTGCTGGAACTGGTGGAGAAGGCCGTCACCATCACCACGGTGATCTTCCGGAAGAAGCGCACGGGGCTCACCCGGGCCCCGAAGCGGGCCACCAGGCCGAAGAACCCGAACTGGAAGAGGACGTAGCCGGCGAAGACCGTCGCCACGTAGACCGAGAGCTTCTGGAGAACGGGGAGGCCGAAGCGGGCGGTCACGCTGAAGATCAGGGCGGGCACCGCCAGCGGGGCGAGCTTCATGATGAAGCCCACCAAGGTGATCATGACCTCCGAGAGGCTCTCCAGGAAGGAGAGGACGGGGCGCGCCTTGTCGGGTTTCACCCGGGTGAGGGCGATCCCCAGCACGAGGGCGAAGAAGATCACCGCCAGCATGTCGCCCTCCACCATGGCGGCGAAGGGGTTGCGGGGGATGATCCGGACGAGCAGGTCGCCCACGGTGGCGTCCCGGGCCGAAAACCCCTTCGCGGTCTCCGTCAGGGTGCCCCGGTACTCGTCCAGGAGCCGCTGCTGCACGGCGGGGTCGAAGCCGTCCCCGGGGCGGACCAGGTTCACCAGGACCAGCCCCGTGACCACCCCCGCGGCGGTGGTCCCCAGGAAGATGAGCAGGGTCTTGAGGCCGATCCGGC
This genomic window contains:
- the fliS gene encoding flagellar export chaperone FliS is translated as MNGTAREHMESRLRTATPLEMVVIVYEGIIHFLVEGRIAMQAFQVEKKTNALNRASRFMAELQFCLNLEKGGEVALHLAGLYDYCQKRLMEANLRNSVEIVDEVLALVRNLLDAWSRLSRAGNAAPGALPPDPPAAEKRY
- a CDS encoding CCA tRNA nucleotidyltransferase, encoding MPAELRIDSPRYETAVRIVRRLRDNGYAALLAGGVVRDALMGRAHEADIDIATAAPPDAVMRLFPRHAAVGVNFGVVIVVEDGHPFEVATFRSDDAYLDGRRPVRVSYTTPEEDAARRDFTLNGLFYDPLEDRLLDFVGGAADIRARVIRAIGNPEDRFAEDHLRILRAIRFAARLDFGIDPATWSAIRNRAGTLTRISRERIRDELVKSLTRPGAGRALRLFLEAGVLAVILPEAAAMAGVNQPEAFHPEGDVFTHTCLMYDHAVYPLTTELALGILLHDVGKPPTYREAADRIRFDGHPETGARMARRILERLKFSRAETETVEALVREHLRFIHVKQMRPSTLKRFLRMSDFGAHLELHRLDCLASHRDLSHHAFCAERLAELGAEALRPPPLLGGDDLIALGLTPGPRFKAILSELEDLQLEGRLTTRDEALDHVRASHLH
- a CDS encoding dicarboxylate/amino acid:cation symporter yields the protein MGRKPLHVRILYGLALGALAGVAANLLAARLPGAAERVDALVRYVTVPAGQVFLRLLFMTVVPLVLSTLAVGVAKLGDTKRIGRIGLKTLLIFLGTTAAGVVTGLVLVNLVRPGDGFDPAVQQRLLDEYRGTLTETAKGFSARDATVGDLLVRIIPRNPFAAMVEGDMLAVIFFALVLGIALTRVKPDKARPVLSFLESLSEVMITLVGFIMKLAPLAVPALIFSVTARFGLPVLQKLSVYVATVFAGYVLFQFGFFGLVARFGARVSPVRFFRKITVVMVTAFSTSSSNATLPTTLKVTEEELGVSPDLAGFVLPLGATLNMNGTALYEGVTVLFLAQVFGITLTLGQQALVVLLAVLMAVGTAGVPGASLPMIMMVLSTVGVPPDAIAMILGVDRLLDMGRTVLNVTGDITATLWVARMEGREGRLPG
- a CDS encoding ABC transporter permease translates to MDALNLLDGLAAATAQAVPVALAAVGETVGERAGVVNLSLNGTVILSAFTAFAAARATGSLAAGFLAGALVGAASGALAAWLGDFLRRSPLAAGCVLTFLFKDVAYFVGAPLLGQTGPQVPGWPVPGLCELPVVGPLLFSHDLATYAGYGLILLVSGWLLHTRPGLAVRCVGENPRAAHARGIGVRRVRLLAALAGGALAGLAGPVYALSLKPGWKGPLSGLDGIGWIALALTVFGGWHPVRALAGAWVFAFVQWLGIALQPSLSGFPSQVFSVIPFPLMIGMMVLVNLAGSEALLRFSRRLPGPARRLCRRLGRLTHWQPPAGLGRSFRPE
- a CDS encoding ABC transporter permease, with protein sequence MSEATPNPLPALPRKAAAALLTGGVTAACALGLAALLLFLEGVDPSEVFLEILDGAFGSFTGLCLTLHAWVAVLIAVGGLLIAFAGRLWNIGMEGQICMGAIAAVGVMRALDAAGSPPGVVVASALAAGVLGGAFWAALAGVLKTAAKVHEIFGGLGLNFIAMALAVWLVFGPWKRPGIGSMSGTEPFPDAFSLPTFPGTGLSPWTLAFGAVVFTLALVLLYRTRFGLRLRAVGINARAADRLGLDSAFHLQASLALCGAAGGLLGALQVTVVHHKLIPAISGGYGYQGLLVAILAAYRPLPALGAAFFFAAANVGAVRLPIVFQLDSTFAGVLTGAVVLTVMAGVGIRQRRAERTPEPGGAVWTP
- a CDS encoding 1-acyl-sn-glycerol-3-phosphate acyltransferase; its protein translation is MSLRKYWAIPAIALMTVVMSTLAVLSTLLSGKGRLQHGCARLWARFILRVSGVRWRAEGLGRLPADRPCILMSNHQSNMDIPILLTALPIPFRFLAKESLFRIPFLGWYLRRCRHIPIHREDPRKAVRSLRDAAEKIRGGVSVLVFPEGTRSEDGHLQEFKKGGFLLGTFSGALLVPVAIAGSRQVLPKGSSDLRSGKVSLAVGEPLDAAGASSRDADRLMDEMRRRIEETFRRASGAPDAR
- a CDS encoding ATP-binding cassette domain-containing protein, whose translation is MLEVLNITKSWGPVRANRDITLTAAPGTVLGVLGENGAGKSTLGKVLSGFVRPDAGEVRLDGRRVTPGSPAAALSAGVGMLHQDPLDFPPQTVLENYLAGPGTGFFLRQKTARAELRRSAADLGFDLDPGVPVGDLTVGERQQLEILRLLRTGVRVLILDEPTTGISAAQGEALARAVRSLSARGVTVLLVSHKLKEVQDLCDRIAVLRDGALQGVLDPPFDTATLVRLMFGRDAFPAESTPPRSGPPLLRLRGLTLDGGRLRAGPVDLDLAEGSITGLAGMDGSGQGLFLRACAGLLPASAGTVEVHDGSGFRPSPPRSLRARAVFCPAARLDEGIFPGMTVAEHLALATPRAAFFRRPTAGDDDARAAIERFGIRGQPGTDAVALSGGNQQKLLLAMLPEKARLLCLEHPTRGLDLEAAAQVRRHLSDRAAKGAAILFSSADLDEVLGFSHQVLVFFAGAVRGPFPAASLSVGQLGRMMGGAGE